The genomic interval TGCCGACGATCCAGGCGTTCAGCGCGAGCCACGAGCCGAGCCCGTGGATGGGTGACCGGCAGACCTTCCAGGTGATGCCGTCGACCGCCTCGGGCACCCCGGACACCGGCCGTGAGGCGCGGGAGCTGGCCTTCCGGCACGAGAACGAGACCGCGCGGCCGTACTACTACGGGGTGCGGTTCGAGAACGGGCTGAAGACGGAGATGGCGCCGACCGACCATGCGGCGGCGCTGCGCTTCAGCTACCCGGGCGACGACGCGAGTGTGCTCTTCGACAACGTGACGGACCAGGCGGGGCTGACGCTCGACAAGGACGCGGGCGTGATCACCGGGTACTCGGACGTGAAGTCCGGACTGTCGACCGGGGCCACCCGGCTCTTCGTCTACGGCGTCTTCGACCGGCCGGTGACGGACGGCTCGTCGAGCGGGGTCAAGGGCTATCTGCGCTTCGACGCCGGCACCGACCGGACCGTCACGCTGCGGCTCGCGACCTCGCTGATCAGCCTCGACCAGGCGAAGGACAACCTGCGCCAGGAGATCCCGGACGGCACCTCCTTCGAGAAGGTCCGCGACCGGGCCCAGCGGCAGTGGGACCGGCTGCTCGGCAGGGTCGAGGTCGAGGGCGCCACGCAGGACCAGCTGACCACGCTGCACTCCAGCCTGTACCGGCTGTACCTGTACCCCAACTCGGGCTTCGAGAAGGTGGGTTCGAAGTACCAGTACGCCTCGCCCTTCTCGCCGATGCCGTCCCCCGACACTCCGACGCACACCGGGGCGAAGATCGTGGACGGCAGGGTGTACGTCAACAACGGCTTCTGGGACACCTATCGGACCACCTGGCCGGCGTATTCGCTCCTGACGCCCTCTCAGGCGGGCGAGATGGTCGACGGCTTCGTCCAGCAGTACAAGGACGGCGGCTGGACCTCGCGCTGGTCCTCCCCCGGTTACGCGGACCTGATGACCGGCACCTCCTCGGATGTCGCCTTCGCGGACGCGTACGTCAAGGGTGTCGACTTCGACGCGAAGTCGGCGTACGAGGCGGCCCTGAAGAACGCCACGGTCGCACCCCCGTCCTCCGGCGTGGGCCGCAAGGGCATGGAGACCTCGCCCTTCCTCGGCTACACCAGCACCGACACCCACGAGGGCCTGTCCTGGGCACTGGAGGGCTACCTCAACGACTACGGCATCGCGCGGATGGGCCAGGCGCTGTACGCGCGGACCGGCGAGAAGCGCTACCAGGAGGAGTCGGCGTACTTCCTCAACCGGGCCCGGGACTATGTGAACCTCTTCGACTCCAGGGCCGGTTTCTTCCAGGGGCGCAGCGAGACCGGCGAGTGGCGCGTCGAGTCCTCGAAGTACGACCCGCGCGTGTGGGGCTACGACTACACCGAGACCAACGGCTGGGGCTACGCCTTCACCGCCCCGCAGGACAGCCGGGGCCTCGCCAACCTGTACGGCGGCCGCTCGGGTCTCGCCGACAAGCTGGACGAGTACTTCGCGACACCCGAGACGGCCTCGCCGGACTTCGTCGGCTCCTACGGCGGTGTCATCCACGAGATGACCGAGGCACGGGACGTCCGGATGGGCATGTACGGCCACTCCAACCAGGTCGCCCACCACGTCAACTACATGTACGACGCGGCCGGTCAGCCCTGGAAGACGCAGCGCAACGTCCGTGAGGTGCTGTCGCGGCTGTACGTCGGCAGCGAGATCGGGCAGGGCTACCACGGGGACGAGGACAACGGCGAGCAGTCGGCCTGGTTCCTGTTCTCGGCGCTGGGCTTCTACCCGCTGGTGATGGGCAGCGGCGAATACGCCGTCGGCTCACCGCTGTTCACCAAGGCCACGGTCCATCTGGAGAACGGCCGGGACCTGGTGGTCAGGGCGCCGAAGAACAGTGCGCGGAACGTGTACGTACAGGGCCTGCGGGTCAACGGCAAGCCCTGGAGGTCGACTTCGCTCCCCCACTCGGTCCTGTCCAAGGGTGCCGTCCTGGACTTCGACATGGGTCCGCGGCCGTCCAAGTGGGGCACCGGGAAGAGCGCCGCCCCGGTGTCGATCACCCAGGACGACGAGGTGCCGTCGCCGCGTGCGGACGTGTTCGCCGGGGACGGGGCGCTGTTCGACAACACGTCGGCGACGGACGCGACCGTGACCTCCGTGGACCTTCCGGTGGCCGGTGAGGTCAAGGGGGTCCAGTACACGCTGACCTCGTCGTCGGACCGCACGAAGGCCCCGACCGGCTGGACGCTCCAGGGCTCCGACGACGGCTACAAGTGGAAGACCCTCGACCAGCGGTCCGGGGAGTCCTTCGGCTGGGACCGTCAGACACGGGCGTTCTCGGTGAGGTCTCCGGGTACGTACGGGAAGTACCGTCTCGTGCTCGACGGCGAGGCGGTGGTCTCGGAAGTCGAACTGCTCGCCTGAGCAGGAGTGTTGGGGGTCTCATGCAGGGTGTCGATCCGGCCTGGCTGCCGGACGGGGCGTTCCGGCCGATCGGCACCCGGCGGACCCTGATCCGCGGCTCGGGCCCGCTGGTGGACACGGTCCACGGCGAGGTGGCGGAGGCCTGCGAGCGGTTCGGCGGCAGTGTCTCGCGTGCACCGGAGCCATGCGACCTGGTGTTGGAGCTGACGGGCGACGACGGCTCCGAGGGGTTCGTGCTCGGGCGCCGTGACGGCTGTACGACCGTCACGGCGTCCGGCGCGCGCGGGTTGCTGTACGGGCTGTTCCACGTCGTACGGCTCGGGGAGGCGGCGTTTCTCGGCGAGACTCAACCTGCCGTCCATGAGCCGAAGTTGGCGCTGCGCATGCTGGACCACTGGGACAACGTGGCCGTGCACCCGGTCATGGGCCAGGTCGAGCGCGGGTACGCCGGCGGGTCGCTGTTCTGGGAGGACGGGCGGGCGCGCGGGGACCTGGACCGGGTGCGGCGGTACGGCAGGCTGCTCGCCGCCTGCGGGATCAACGCCGTGTCCGTCAACAACGTCAACGTGCACGCGGCCGAGGCACGACTGCTGACCGAGCGGCTCGGCGAAGTGGCCGACATCGCGGGCGCGTTGCGGCCGTACGGGATTCGTGTCCATCTGTCGGTGACCTTCGCCGCCCCGATGGTGCTGGGCGGTCTGCCGACGGCCGATCCGCTCGACCCGGGGGTGTCCGCGTGGTGGGCCGAGGCGACCGCCCGGGTGTACGCGGCGGTCCCCGACTTCGGCGGCTTCGTGGTGAAGGCCGACTCCGAGGGACAGCCGGGCCCGTTCGCGTACGGGCGCACCCATGCCGACGGCGCCAACATGCTGGCCGCCGCCGTGGAGCCGTACGGCGGTACGGTCCACTGGCGGGCCTTCGTCTACGACCACCGCCAGGACTGGCGGGACCGCTCGACCGACCGGGCGCGGGCGGCGTACGACCATTTCGTGCCGCTGGACGGGGAGTTCGCCGACAACGCCGTCCTCCAGGTCAAGCACGGGCCGATGGACTTCCAGGTGCGGGAGCCGGTCTCCCCCCTGATCGGGGCGATGCCGGGCACACGGCTGGCGGTGGAGCTCCAGGCGACGCAGGAGTACACCGGGCAGCAGCGGCATGTGTGCTGGCTGGGGCCGATGTGGAGCGAGGTGCTGCGCTTCCGGATCGACGGGGAGTCCACGGTCGGCGCGTCGGCGCGCGGCGGGCTCGTGGCCGTGTCCAACGTCGGGGACGACCCGTTCTGGACCGGGCATCCGCTGGCCCAGGCGAACCTGTACACGTTCGGGCGGCTGGCCTGGGAGCCGGGCGGCGATCCGCATCGGTTCCTCGACGAATGGATCGGGCTCACCTTCGGGAGCGCCCCTGGGCTCGCGAAGGGTCTGCGCTCGATTCTGGACGGCTCATGGCGGACGTACGAGAAGTACACCGCTCCCCTCGGGGTCGGGTTCATGGTCCAGCCGGGGCACCACTACGGGCCGAGCGTCGACGGGTACGAGTACAGCCCGTGGGGCACCTACCACTTCGCCGACCGCGACGGTGTGGGTGTCGACCGGAGCGTGGCGAGCGGGACCGGCTACGCGGGGCAGTACGCGAAGCCCTGGGCCGAGGTGTACGAGTCCGCGGAGACCTGCCCGGACGAGCTGCTGCTGTTCTTCCACCACGTGTCCTACGGACACACGCTGCACAGCGGAAAGACGGTGATCCAGCACATCTACGACACGCACTTCGAGGGGGTGGCGGAGGTGGAGGCGGCCCAGGAGGTGTGGGCCTCGCTGGCGGACCTCGTGGACCCGGCGCGGCACACGCGGGTGACGGAGCGGTTCGAGGAGCAGCTCCGCAGTGCCCGCGAGTGGCGCGACCAGGTCAACAGCTACTTCTTCCGTAAGTCGGGGGTGCCGGACGCGCGGGGGCGGACGATCCACTGAAGACGATCTACTGAAGCCGGAGGACCGCCACGCCTCTCGGGTCGAGGGCGAAGGGGGCTCCGGCCTCCGTCCGTTTGCCGGTGAGCAGGTCGGTGGCGGCGATGTGGGCCTTCAACTCGGCTGTTCTGTCGGTGTGGTTGAGGAGGAAGAGCAGGCGGGTGCCGTCGGGGGTCGTCCGGTTCGCCGTCTCCACGCCGGCGTGGCCCGCGTACGGGCCGACGAGGTCGTGGCGGTCCAGGACGCGGCGGACGACCTCGTCCACGCCCGGCTGGTCGAGGGCGGTGGCGACGTACCAGCCCTCGCCCTGCCCGTAGGCGTTGCGGGTGACGGCGGGGGTCCCCGCGTAGAAGTCGGAGCCGTAGGTGGCGACCGCCTCGGCGCCCCGGAGCCGCACGATCTCGAAGACGAGCCGTCCCTCCGAGGCCAGTTCGGGGATGGACTGGGCGAACTCCGGTCGGCGGGAGTCCCATTCGTCGATCCGGATGCCCATCAGGGGCGCGAGCGGGCCGGGGACGTCCGTGAGGAATGCCCGGTCGTGTGCGTCGACGCGACCGGAGAGGAAGGTGGCGAGGACCGTGCCGCCACGTTCCGCCACCGCTTCGAGGCGGGTGGCGAGGTCGCCCTTGACCATGTGCAGGGCGGGGGTGAGGACCACGTCGTACGGGGTGAGGTCGGCGGTGTGCGGGACGACGTCCACGTCGGCGCCTGCCTCGCGGGCGGCCCGGTAGTAGGCGTGGACCACCTCCTGGTACTTGACCAGCCGGGACGGGCCGTCGGAGATCTCCAGGGCCCACCAGCTGTCCCAGTCGAAGAGCAGGGCCGTGCGGGCGGGGGTGCGGGCGCCGAGGGAGACGTCGCCGAGCTGCTCCAACTCCGCTCCCAGCACGGCCACTTCCCGGAACACCCGGGTGTCGTCGCGGCCCGCGTGGCCGATCACCGCTCCGTGGTACTTCTCGCAGGCTCCCCGGGAGGCGCGCAGCTGGAAGTAGAGGGCCGCGTCGGCGCCGTGGGCGATCGCCTGGAAGGTGGCCAGGCGCAACTCCCCCGGCCTGCGCAGGGGATTGACGTCACGGCAGGCCGTCGTTGACGGGGTCTGCTCCATCAGCCAGAAGGGGGCGCCGTCCTTGAGGCCGCGCATCAGGTCGTGGGCCAGGGCGGCCCAGGTCGGCGGGGCGTCCAGGGGTGGGTAGCTGTCCCAGGACGCGAAGTCGAGGTGGGGCGCCCAGCGGTGGTAGTCGAGGGGGCGAAACATGCCCATGAAGTTGGTCGTGACGGGGGTGACCGGATCACGGGCGCGGATCACCTCCTTCTCGGCGAGGAAGCAGCCGAGCAGCGCGTCGGTGGTGAAGCGGAGGTAGTCGAGCGTGATGCCCTGGAAGGCGGTGTGGTCGGGGCCCCGCCAGTGCTCGGTGAGGGCGTTGGGCGGCTCGATCTCCTCGTAGGAGGTGTAGCGGTGCGACCAGAACGTCGTCCACCAGGCGTCGTTGAGGGCGTCGAGGGTGCCGTACCGGTCCCGCAGCCAGTCCCGGAAGGCGTCGGCGCACAGGTCGCAGTAACAGGCGCCGCCGTACTCGTTGTTGACGTGCCAGGCGAGCAGCGCCGGGTGGTCCGCGTACCGTTCGGCGAGGCGTGCCGCCATCTTCGCGGCCAGTCCGCGGTACGCCGGTGAGCTGGGGCAGAAGTTGTGGCGCTGGCCGTAGCGGTGCCGGCGGCCCTCGAAGTCGGTGCGGTTGACCTCGGGGTACTTCTTCGCGAGCCAGGGCGGCAGGGCGGCCGTACCGGTGGCCAGACAGACCTGCCGGCCCTCGGCCGCCGCCCGGTCCAGGATGCGGTCGAGGACCGTGAAGTCGTAGGTGTCCTCGGCGGGTTGGGTGAGCGACCAGGAGAAGACGCCGACGGTGAGGGTGTCGATGCCGGCCCGGGTGAACAGCCGGTGGTCCGCGTCCCAGACCTCCGCCGGCCACTGCTCGGGGTTGTAGTCGCCGCCGTAGGGGATCTTGGAGCTCGACGGCCTCATGCGGTGAAGTCCTTCTGGGTCTCGGCGATCACCGGGCGGCTGCTGTGCAGCAGGGACAGCAGCAACGGGGCCGCGAGCAGGGCGGGCAGGGCCTCGGTCAGTACGGCGGTCCCGGCGGCCGTCAGGACGAGCAGCGAGGCGGCGCCGAGGGTGGCGCGGCCGTGCCGGAACAGGAAGTAGCCGGCGAGGCGTGCGGTGTCCCTGGCCCGGAAGGCGAACAGGGCGGTGAGGACGAGCGCGTGGGCGCCCCACAGGAGGGAGCCGACGCCGACGGCCGCGAGCAGTACGGCCCACCAGTCGGGCAGGCCGGTGGCGGTGAAGTGGGTGAGCGTGAACGCGATGACCGTGAGCCAGGCCAGCAGGGGTGTCCACAGCTTCAGCGCGGGAACGGCGTTGAGCCGCCAGCCGCGCCAGTAGGAGCGGGCCGGGTGGAGGTCGGTGAGGTCGCGGTCGCGGCGGTCGAGGGCGTACAGGGCGGCGGCCGTCGCCGGACCGAGGGGCAGCAGGCACACGGCGGCGAGCGGGAGGTTGGCCGGGGCCGGGCCCAGCAGGAGCAGAGCCGCCAGGCCCGGGGAGGTGGCGACGAGGAGCAGGGCCTCGACGGTGACCAGGGTGTGGATCAGGGCTGCGGCGCGGGAGAGGGAGCCGGTGCCGAAGGAGGGGGCGGGGGGTTCACGGTTCTCCGGCGGCTCCTGCCCCGCGGGCGGGCGGCGTGGGGTGTCATGGGTCCCGGCCCTGGTGCCACCGGCGGCCGCCCGTACTCGGCTCGTTCCGGTCACCGCGGCTCCCTCCCCAGCAGCCGACGTAGCGTGATCTCGTGGCGGGTCGGCGGCAGGTCCAGTGCGGCCCTGCCGTCCGCGCGTGCGATCCTCCCGGTGTTCACGCAGTGGCGCCAGGCGTCGGAGAGCGGGCCGGACGGCTCGGCGGGGACGCGGAGGATCACCCGTTCTCCTTCTTGAACCGTTCGTGCGCCTTGTTGTGCAGGTCGACGAGTTGCTGCATGTTCTTCGCCTTCAACTCGGCGAGATACGCGTCCCATTCGGACATCGGGCGCTTGCCGAGCACGAACTGCAGGGTGTTCTGGATGGCGTGGTCCTTGAGCGGGGTGTCCCAGAGGGTCGCCTGCTCCTGCTCGAAGGACTGCAGGGGGTGGGCCGGGTCGACGGGGAGTTCCTTGCGCTGGGACATGACGTCCTGGAACTTCTTCTCGTCCGGGCTGAAGTTGGAGGACACCAGCTCCCAGCTGCCGCCGTAGGTGAACACGCCGTTGAAGAAGCCGTAGTCCTTCTGGAGGTCCTTCGGGGCGTCGGGGTCGGAGCCCATGAGGGAAATCCCGGGCTTCAGCGTGTACGTGCCGCCGGACTCGGTGTAAGTGACGCCCTCCACGCCCCACTTGCAGAACTTCTGGCCCTCGTCGGAGTACCAGAGCCAGTCCACGAACTGCATCATCGCGACGAAGTCGGCGCTCTTGAGGGCCTTGCTGGAGATCATGACGCCGTTCTCCAGCCGGATGCCGCTCAGCAGGATCGGTCCTGCCGGGCCGAGCGGCACCGGGACCATCTCGATCTTCGCGCCCTTGACCTGCTTGCCCAGGTTGTAGCGGTAGTTCTGCACCAGCTCCTGGGGGTTGGCGCTGATCACGTAGGACTTCTCGGCCAGCAGCTTCTGCACGGCCTGGTCGTCCTGCTGGGTGAAGCTCTCGGGGTCCAGGAGCTTCTCGGCGACGATCTTTCTCAGGAACTCGATCATCTGCCGGTAGGCGTCCTGGGCGGCCGTGAAGACGAACTTCTGGGCCTTGGTGTCGAAGCTGATGTTGTCGTACGTCCAGCCGGCCTTCACCCCGTAGGCCTGGCCGAGGTATTGGAACAACGCCCCGCAGGGGAAGGGTGTGTTGGTGCTCCAGCGGTCGCTCCAGGGGTATGTGCCGGGGTACTGCTCCTTGAGCGCCTTGAGGACGTCGTACACCTCGTCCCAGGTCGTGGGCAGGGTCAGTCCGTGCTTGTCGAGGATGTCCGTGCGGAAGGACAGCGAGTAGCCGGACTTGGGCTTCTCGTGCAGGCCGGGCAGCAGGTAGTACCTGCCGTCGGACTGGCGGATGGAGTCGAGCTCGGGCTCGAGCTTCCACTTCTTCACCTTGTCCCGGAAGTTGGGCATCAGGTGGACGTACTCGCTGACCGGGAGGATCGCGCCCGAGGACACGAAGGCGACCTCGCCGGGGTGGTACGTCTTCGGGATGATGAAGGGGGCATCGCCCGCGCCGATGAGGACACTGCGCTTCTTCTCGTAGTCGGCCAGGGGGACGTCGAGGGGTTTGATGGTGACCCCGGTGCGCCGGGTGACCTCCTTCCAGAACAGCCAGTTCTTCTTCAGGGGATAGACCGGGTTGTCGTTGTGCAGCATGGAGAAGGACAGCGCCTTGGTGGCCTTGAACTGCTGGCCGGCCTGGTACTCCTTCATCGCTCCCTGTCGCTTCTTGGAAAGGTCCTTGGAGTCCCCTCCGTCATCGCCGCTGCCGCAGCCGGTCAGGGTGGCGAGGCCGATGAATCCCGCGGCGGCGAGGATCTGACGCCGTGACAGCTGTCCTGAGTTCTCCACGGATACTCCCTTGTTCCGTAAGCGAATTGACGGACTGTCAGCCCTTGACCGCGCCGAGCATCACGCCCGAGACGAAGAAGCGCTGGACGAACGGGTACACGCAGATGATCGGCAGCGCGGTGAGCACGATCGTGACGGCCTGGATGCTCGCGCCGACCTGGCTGAGCTCCGCGGTGCCGGCGC from Streptomyces sp. CC0208 carries:
- a CDS encoding GH92 family glycosyl hydrolase, which produces MTVGSQGAAVALPEAPSPADRQFTSSFEAGEPAPDWISTVDHGRASGVDGGYRTGIPGNVTDHVTDVRASAENTSGGEVKENLADSEPGTKWLAFASTGWAEFDLDKPAKAVTYALTSANDFAERDPRDWTLKGSTDGKDWKTLDTRAGETFAERFQTKSYDIPADAVAEYRHFRLDITANNGASGILQLADVQFSTGGGDGPVPPEMLSLVDRGPSGSPTAKASAGFTGKRALRYAGRHIADGRAYSYNKIFDVDVRVDALTRLSYRIFPSMADGDRDYDATNVSVDLAFTDGTFLSDLGARDQHGFTLSPQGQGASKALYVNQWNNVVARIGSVAAGRTVDRILVAYDSPTGPAKFRGWLDDVTLERAAPEEPRAHLSDYALTTRGTNSSGGFSRGNDFPATAVPHGFNFWTPVTNASSLSWLYDYARANNGDNLPTIQAFSASHEPSPWMGDRQTFQVMPSTASGTPDTGREARELAFRHENETARPYYYGVRFENGLKTEMAPTDHAAALRFSYPGDDASVLFDNVTDQAGLTLDKDAGVITGYSDVKSGLSTGATRLFVYGVFDRPVTDGSSSGVKGYLRFDAGTDRTVTLRLATSLISLDQAKDNLRQEIPDGTSFEKVRDRAQRQWDRLLGRVEVEGATQDQLTTLHSSLYRLYLYPNSGFEKVGSKYQYASPFSPMPSPDTPTHTGAKIVDGRVYVNNGFWDTYRTTWPAYSLLTPSQAGEMVDGFVQQYKDGGWTSRWSSPGYADLMTGTSSDVAFADAYVKGVDFDAKSAYEAALKNATVAPPSSGVGRKGMETSPFLGYTSTDTHEGLSWALEGYLNDYGIARMGQALYARTGEKRYQEESAYFLNRARDYVNLFDSRAGFFQGRSETGEWRVESSKYDPRVWGYDYTETNGWGYAFTAPQDSRGLANLYGGRSGLADKLDEYFATPETASPDFVGSYGGVIHEMTEARDVRMGMYGHSNQVAHHVNYMYDAAGQPWKTQRNVREVLSRLYVGSEIGQGYHGDEDNGEQSAWFLFSALGFYPLVMGSGEYAVGSPLFTKATVHLENGRDLVVRAPKNSARNVYVQGLRVNGKPWRSTSLPHSVLSKGAVLDFDMGPRPSKWGTGKSAAPVSITQDDEVPSPRADVFAGDGALFDNTSATDATVTSVDLPVAGEVKGVQYTLTSSSDRTKAPTGWTLQGSDDGYKWKTLDQRSGESFGWDRQTRAFSVRSPGTYGKYRLVLDGEAVVSEVELLA
- a CDS encoding alpha-glucuronidase; the encoded protein is MQGVDPAWLPDGAFRPIGTRRTLIRGSGPLVDTVHGEVAEACERFGGSVSRAPEPCDLVLELTGDDGSEGFVLGRRDGCTTVTASGARGLLYGLFHVVRLGEAAFLGETQPAVHEPKLALRMLDHWDNVAVHPVMGQVERGYAGGSLFWEDGRARGDLDRVRRYGRLLAACGINAVSVNNVNVHAAEARLLTERLGEVADIAGALRPYGIRVHLSVTFAAPMVLGGLPTADPLDPGVSAWWAEATARVYAAVPDFGGFVVKADSEGQPGPFAYGRTHADGANMLAAAVEPYGGTVHWRAFVYDHRQDWRDRSTDRARAAYDHFVPLDGEFADNAVLQVKHGPMDFQVREPVSPLIGAMPGTRLAVELQATQEYTGQQRHVCWLGPMWSEVLRFRIDGESTVGASARGGLVAVSNVGDDPFWTGHPLAQANLYTFGRLAWEPGGDPHRFLDEWIGLTFGSAPGLAKGLRSILDGSWRTYEKYTAPLGVGFMVQPGHHYGPSVDGYEYSPWGTYHFADRDGVGVDRSVASGTGYAGQYAKPWAEVYESAETCPDELLLFFHHVSYGHTLHSGKTVIQHIYDTHFEGVAEVEAAQEVWASLADLVDPARHTRVTERFEEQLRSAREWRDQVNSYFFRKSGVPDARGRTIH
- a CDS encoding beta-galactosidase; translated protein: MRPSSSKIPYGGDYNPEQWPAEVWDADHRLFTRAGIDTLTVGVFSWSLTQPAEDTYDFTVLDRILDRAAAEGRQVCLATGTAALPPWLAKKYPEVNRTDFEGRRHRYGQRHNFCPSSPAYRGLAAKMAARLAERYADHPALLAWHVNNEYGGACYCDLCADAFRDWLRDRYGTLDALNDAWWTTFWSHRYTSYEEIEPPNALTEHWRGPDHTAFQGITLDYLRFTTDALLGCFLAEKEVIRARDPVTPVTTNFMGMFRPLDYHRWAPHLDFASWDSYPPLDAPPTWAALAHDLMRGLKDGAPFWLMEQTPSTTACRDVNPLRRPGELRLATFQAIAHGADAALYFQLRASRGACEKYHGAVIGHAGRDDTRVFREVAVLGAELEQLGDVSLGARTPARTALLFDWDSWWALEISDGPSRLVKYQEVVHAYYRAAREAGADVDVVPHTADLTPYDVVLTPALHMVKGDLATRLEAVAERGGTVLATFLSGRVDAHDRAFLTDVPGPLAPLMGIRIDEWDSRRPEFAQSIPELASEGRLVFEIVRLRGAEAVATYGSDFYAGTPAVTRNAYGQGEGWYVATALDQPGVDEVVRRVLDRHDLVGPYAGHAGVETANRTTPDGTRLLFLLNHTDRTAELKAHIAATDLLTGKRTEAGAPFALDPRGVAVLRLQ
- a CDS encoding DUF624 domain-containing protein → MIHTLVTVEALLLVATSPGLAALLLLGPAPANLPLAAVCLLPLGPATAAALYALDRRDRDLTDLHPARSYWRGWRLNAVPALKLWTPLLAWLTVIAFTLTHFTATGLPDWWAVLLAAVGVGSLLWGAHALVLTALFAFRARDTARLAGYFLFRHGRATLGAASLLVLTAAGTAVLTEALPALLAAPLLLSLLHSSRPVIAETQKDFTA
- a CDS encoding extracellular solute-binding protein is translated as MENSGQLSRRQILAAAGFIGLATLTGCGSGDDGGDSKDLSKKRQGAMKEYQAGQQFKATKALSFSMLHNDNPVYPLKKNWLFWKEVTRRTGVTIKPLDVPLADYEKKRSVLIGAGDAPFIIPKTYHPGEVAFVSSGAILPVSEYVHLMPNFRDKVKKWKLEPELDSIRQSDGRYYLLPGLHEKPKSGYSLSFRTDILDKHGLTLPTTWDEVYDVLKALKEQYPGTYPWSDRWSTNTPFPCGALFQYLGQAYGVKAGWTYDNISFDTKAQKFVFTAAQDAYRQMIEFLRKIVAEKLLDPESFTQQDDQAVQKLLAEKSYVISANPQELVQNYRYNLGKQVKGAKIEMVPVPLGPAGPILLSGIRLENGVMISSKALKSADFVAMMQFVDWLWYSDEGQKFCKWGVEGVTYTESGGTYTLKPGISLMGSDPDAPKDLQKDYGFFNGVFTYGGSWELVSSNFSPDEKKFQDVMSQRKELPVDPAHPLQSFEQEQATLWDTPLKDHAIQNTLQFVLGKRPMSEWDAYLAELKAKNMQQLVDLHNKAHERFKKENG